A region of Streptomyces deccanensis DNA encodes the following proteins:
- a CDS encoding TetR/AcrR family transcriptional regulator, translated as MTTRTDAPTRREQILKEAARLFAERGFHGVGVDEIGAAVGISGPGLYRHFAGKDAMLAELLVGISEQLLRGAERRLAEADGGPAEAVLDSLIEGHIDFALDDRPLITLHDRELDRLRDSDRKLVRQLQRQYVELWVQVLREVHGGLTEAAARSAVHSVFGLLNSTPHLGRPGSLPGRTATAALLHRMARGAFGAAAAQE; from the coding sequence ATGACCACCAGAACCGACGCCCCCACCCGTCGCGAGCAGATCCTCAAGGAGGCCGCGCGGCTCTTCGCCGAGCGTGGCTTCCATGGCGTCGGTGTCGACGAGATAGGCGCCGCCGTGGGTATCAGCGGTCCCGGTCTCTACCGGCACTTCGCCGGCAAGGACGCGATGCTCGCCGAGCTGCTGGTGGGCATCAGCGAACAGCTCCTCAGGGGCGCCGAGCGGCGGCTGGCGGAGGCCGACGGGGGGCCCGCCGAGGCGGTCCTCGACTCCCTCATCGAGGGGCACATCGACTTCGCCCTGGACGACCGCCCCCTGATCACCCTGCACGACCGCGAGCTGGACCGCCTCCGCGACAGCGACCGCAAGCTGGTGCGCCAGCTCCAGCGCCAGTACGTCGAGCTGTGGGTGCAGGTGCTGCGCGAGGTCCACGGCGGCCTCACGGAGGCGGCCGCCCGCTCCGCCGTGCACTCGGTCTTCGGCCTGCTGAACTCCACCCCGCACCTCGGCCGCCCCGGTTCCCTCCCGGGCCGGACGGCCACCGCCGCCCTCCTTCACCGCATGGCCCGGGGGGCCTTCGGGGCGGCTGCTGCGCAGGAGTGA
- a CDS encoding carboxyl transferase domain-containing protein: MHEAPELHSAADPASEAWRANEEAHRALVDELRGKLAAARLGGGEKARARHTARGKLLPRDRVDTLLDPGSPFLELAPLAADGMYEGQAPAAGVIAGIGRVGGRECVVVANDATVKGGTYYPMTVKKHLRAQEVALENRLPCLYLVDSGGAFLPMQDEVFPDREHFGRIFYNQARMSGAGIPQIAAVLGSCTAGGAYVPAMSDEAVIVRGQGTIFLGGPPLVKAATGEVVTAEELGGGEVHSRISGVTDHLAENDAHALRIVRTIVSTLPARGPLPWSVEPAVEPKVDPYTLYGAVPVDSRTPYDVREVIARVVDGSRFAEFKAEFGQTLVTGFARIHGHPVGIVANNGILFSESAQKGAHFIELCDQRGIPLVFLQNISGFMVGRDYEAGGIAKHGAKMVTAVACTRVPKLTVVVGGSYGAGNYSMCGRAYSPRFLWMWPNAKISVMGGEQAASVLATVKRDQLEARGDSWPAEDEEAFKAPIRAQYERQGNAYYATARLWDDGVIDPLDTRQVLGLALTACANAPLGDPQFGVFRM; this comes from the coding sequence ATGCACGAGGCACCGGAGCTTCACAGCGCGGCAGACCCCGCGTCGGAAGCCTGGCGGGCCAACGAGGAGGCCCACCGCGCGCTGGTGGACGAGCTGCGCGGCAAGCTCGCCGCCGCCCGGCTCGGCGGCGGCGAGAAGGCGCGCGCCCGGCACACCGCGCGCGGCAAGCTGCTGCCGCGCGACCGGGTCGACACCCTCCTCGACCCCGGCTCCCCCTTCCTGGAGCTGGCGCCGCTGGCCGCCGACGGGATGTACGAGGGGCAGGCACCGGCGGCGGGGGTGATCGCCGGGATCGGCCGGGTCGGCGGGCGCGAGTGCGTCGTCGTCGCCAACGACGCCACCGTCAAGGGCGGCACCTACTACCCGATGACGGTGAAGAAGCACCTGCGCGCGCAGGAGGTGGCCCTGGAGAACCGGCTGCCCTGCCTCTACCTCGTCGACTCCGGCGGCGCCTTCCTGCCGATGCAGGACGAGGTCTTCCCCGACCGTGAGCACTTCGGCCGGATCTTCTACAACCAGGCGCGGATGTCGGGCGCGGGCATCCCGCAGATCGCCGCCGTCCTGGGCTCGTGCACGGCGGGCGGCGCGTACGTCCCCGCCATGAGCGACGAGGCCGTGATCGTCCGGGGGCAGGGCACGATCTTCCTGGGCGGCCCGCCGCTGGTGAAGGCCGCCACCGGCGAGGTCGTCACCGCCGAGGAACTGGGCGGCGGCGAGGTCCACTCCCGGATCTCCGGCGTCACCGACCACCTCGCGGAGAACGACGCCCACGCCCTGCGGATCGTGCGGACCATCGTCTCCACCCTGCCCGCCCGGGGCCCGCTGCCCTGGTCGGTCGAACCTGCCGTCGAGCCCAAGGTCGACCCGTACACGCTGTACGGCGCGGTGCCGGTCGACTCCCGCACCCCGTACGACGTCCGCGAGGTCATCGCGCGCGTGGTCGACGGTTCGCGCTTCGCCGAGTTCAAGGCGGAGTTCGGGCAGACCCTCGTCACCGGCTTCGCCCGGATCCACGGGCACCCGGTCGGGATCGTCGCCAACAACGGCATCCTGTTCTCCGAGTCCGCCCAGAAGGGCGCCCACTTCATCGAGCTGTGCGACCAGCGCGGCATCCCGCTGGTCTTCCTGCAGAACATCTCCGGCTTCATGGTCGGCCGGGACTACGAGGCCGGGGGCATCGCCAAGCACGGCGCCAAGATGGTGACGGCGGTGGCCTGCACCCGCGTCCCCAAGCTGACGGTCGTCGTCGGCGGCTCGTACGGCGCGGGCAACTACTCGATGTGCGGCCGGGCGTACTCGCCGCGCTTCCTGTGGATGTGGCCCAACGCCAAGATCTCCGTGATGGGCGGCGAGCAGGCCGCGTCCGTCCTCGCGACGGTGAAGCGGGACCAGCTGGAGGCACGGGGGGACTCCTGGCCCGCCGAGGACGAGGAGGCGTTCAAGGCCCCGATCCGCGCCCAGTACGAGCGCCAGGGCAACGCCTACTACGCCACCGCCCGGCTCTGGGACGACGGGGTCATCGACCCCCTCGACACCCGGCAGGTCCTGGGCCTCGCCCTGACCGCCTGTGCCAACGCGCCGCTGGGCGACCCCCAGTTCGGCGTCTTCCGGATGTGA
- a CDS encoding acetyl/propionyl/methylcrotonyl-CoA carboxylase subunit alpha, which produces MFDTVLVANRGEIAVRVIRTLRSLGVSSVAVYSDADADARHVREADMAVRIGPPPAAESYLSVERLLEAAARTGAQAVHPGYGFLAENAAFARACADAGLVFIGPPADAISLMGDKIRAKETVRAAGVPVVPGSSGSGLTDGQLADAAREIGMPVLLKPSAGGGGKGMRLVRDAAVLGDEIAAARREARASFGDDTLLVERWIDRPRHIEIQVLADGHGNVIHLGERECSLQRRHQKVIEEAPSVLLDEATRAAMGEAAVEAARSCGYRGAGTVEFIVPGDDPSSYYFMEMNTRLQVEHPVTELVTGLDLVEWQLRVAAGERLPFGQEDVRLTGHAIEARVCAEDPARGFLPSGGTVLRLREPQGDGVRTDSGLSEGTEVGSLYDPMLSKVIAYGPDRATALRKLRAALADTVTLGVQTNAGFLRRLLAHPDVVKGELDTGLVERVVDDLVSTDVPEEVYEAAAAVRLEALRPRDEGWTDPFSVPSGWRMGGTGFTRPVGFPLRVQDPVEYVPRGTHTVTDDRVTVTLDGVRHTFHRAADWIGRDGDAWHVRDHDPVAASLTQAAHAGADSLTAPMPGTVTVVKVAVGDEVAAGQSLLVVEAMKMEHVVSAPHAGTVAELDVTPGTTVAMDQVLAVIAPHEEVAR; this is translated from the coding sequence ATGTTCGACACGGTCCTCGTGGCCAACCGGGGCGAGATCGCCGTCCGCGTCATCCGTACGCTGCGGTCGCTGGGCGTCAGCTCCGTCGCCGTGTACTCCGACGCGGACGCCGACGCCCGGCACGTCCGGGAGGCCGACATGGCGGTACGGATCGGCCCGCCGCCGGCGGCGGAGAGCTATCTGTCGGTGGAGCGGCTGCTGGAGGCCGCCGCCCGCACCGGCGCCCAGGCCGTCCACCCCGGGTACGGCTTCCTCGCGGAGAACGCCGCGTTCGCGCGGGCCTGCGCCGACGCGGGCCTCGTCTTCATCGGTCCCCCCGCCGACGCCATCTCCCTCATGGGCGACAAGATCCGCGCCAAGGAGACGGTACGGGCGGCCGGGGTGCCGGTGGTGCCGGGCTCCAGCGGCAGCGGTCTGACCGACGGCCAACTCGCCGACGCGGCACGGGAGATCGGCATGCCGGTGCTGCTGAAGCCCAGCGCGGGCGGCGGCGGCAAGGGCATGCGGCTGGTCCGGGACGCGGCCGTGCTGGGCGACGAGATCGCCGCCGCGCGGCGCGAGGCCCGCGCCTCCTTCGGTGACGACACCCTGCTCGTGGAGCGGTGGATCGACCGGCCCCGGCACATCGAGATCCAGGTCCTCGCCGACGGCCACGGCAATGTGATCCACCTCGGCGAGCGCGAGTGCTCGCTCCAGCGGAGGCACCAGAAGGTCATCGAGGAGGCGCCCAGCGTCCTGCTGGACGAGGCCACGCGCGCGGCGATGGGCGAGGCGGCGGTGGAGGCGGCCCGCTCCTGCGGCTACCGGGGCGCGGGCACCGTGGAGTTCATCGTGCCGGGCGACGACCCGTCCTCGTACTACTTCATGGAGATGAACACCCGCCTCCAGGTGGAGCACCCGGTCACCGAACTGGTCACCGGCCTGGACCTGGTGGAGTGGCAGCTGCGGGTCGCGGCGGGCGAGCGGCTGCCGTTCGGGCAGGAGGACGTCCGGCTGACGGGGCACGCGATCGAGGCCCGCGTCTGCGCGGAGGACCCCGCCCGCGGGTTCCTGCCGTCCGGCGGCACGGTGCTGCGGCTGCGCGAGCCCCAGGGCGACGGCGTCCGCACGGACTCCGGCCTCAGTGAGGGCACGGAGGTCGGCTCGCTGTACGACCCGATGCTGTCCAAGGTCATCGCGTACGGCCCCGACCGCGCGACCGCGCTCAGGAAGCTCCGGGCGGCCCTCGCGGACACGGTGACCCTGGGCGTGCAGACCAATGCGGGGTTCCTGCGGCGGCTGCTGGCCCATCCGGACGTGGTGAAGGGCGAGTTGGACACCGGGCTCGTCGAGCGGGTGGTGGACGACCTGGTCTCCACGGACGTACCGGAGGAGGTGTACGAGGCGGCGGCGGCCGTACGGCTGGAGGCTCTGCGTCCGCGCGACGAGGGCTGGACCGACCCCTTCTCGGTGCCGAGCGGCTGGCGGATGGGGGGCACGGGGTTCACGAGGCCCGTCGGCTTCCCGCTGCGGGTGCAGGACCCCGTGGAGTACGTCCCGCGCGGCACCCACACCGTCACGGACGACCGGGTCACCGTCACCCTCGACGGCGTCCGGCACACCTTCCACCGCGCCGCCGACTGGATCGGCCGCGACGGCGACGCCTGGCACGTGCGGGACCACGACCCGGTGGCCGCGTCCCTCACGCAGGCCGCCCACGCCGGCGCCGACTCGCTCACCGCGCCCATGCCCGGCACGGTGACCGTGGTGAAGGTCGCCGTGGGGGACGAAGTCGCCGCCGGACAGAGCCTGTTGGTGGTGGAGGCGATGAAGATGGAGCACGTCGTCTCCGCCCCGCACGCCGGCACGGTCGCCGAGCTGGACGTCACGCCGGGCACCACGGTCGCCATGGACCAGGTGCTGGCCGTGATCGCACCCCACGAGGAGGTGGCGCGGTGA
- a CDS encoding hydroxymethylglutaryl-CoA lyase, giving the protein MSLPMTVPEPGLPTRVRVHEVGARDGLQNEKSTVPTEVKAEFVRRLADAGLTTIEATSFVHPKWVPQLADAEALFPLVSDLPVALPVLVPNERGLDRALTLGARRIAVFASATESFAKANLNRTVDEALAMFAPVVDRAKAEGAHVRGYLSMCFGDPWEGAVPIPQVTRVCRALLDMGCDELSLGDTIGVATPGHVRALLTALTEDVPVETLGVHFHDTYGQALANTYAALQHGVTTVDASAGGLGGCPYAKSATGNLATEDLVWMLRGLGIDTGVDLGRLVATSAWMAGHLGRPSPSRTVRALSHEDAEGHEDPKEQ; this is encoded by the coding sequence GTGAGCCTGCCCATGACGGTCCCCGAGCCCGGCCTCCCCACCCGCGTCCGCGTCCACGAGGTCGGCGCCCGCGACGGCCTGCAGAACGAGAAGTCGACCGTGCCGACGGAGGTGAAGGCGGAGTTCGTGCGCCGCCTCGCCGACGCGGGCCTGACGACGATCGAGGCGACGAGCTTCGTGCACCCCAAGTGGGTGCCCCAACTGGCCGACGCGGAGGCCCTGTTCCCGCTCGTGAGCGACCTGCCGGTGGCCCTCCCCGTGCTCGTCCCCAACGAGCGCGGCCTCGACCGCGCCCTCACGCTCGGCGCCCGCCGGATCGCCGTCTTCGCCAGCGCCACCGAGTCCTTCGCCAAGGCCAACCTCAACCGCACGGTCGACGAGGCGCTGGCGATGTTCGCACCGGTCGTCGACCGGGCGAAGGCGGAGGGCGCGCACGTCCGCGGCTACCTCTCCATGTGCTTCGGCGACCCCTGGGAGGGCGCGGTCCCGATCCCCCAGGTCACCCGGGTCTGCCGCGCCCTGCTCGACATGGGCTGCGACGAACTCAGCCTCGGCGACACGATCGGGGTGGCGACCCCCGGGCATGTCCGGGCACTGCTGACCGCACTCACCGAGGACGTCCCCGTCGAGACCCTGGGCGTGCACTTCCACGACACCTACGGCCAGGCCCTCGCCAACACCTACGCGGCGCTCCAGCACGGCGTCACCACCGTGGACGCCTCCGCGGGCGGACTCGGCGGCTGCCCGTACGCGAAGTCCGCCACCGGAAACCTCGCCACCGAAGACCTCGTGTGGATGCTGCGCGGACTCGGCATCGACACCGGGGTCGACCTCGGCCGCCTCGTCGCCACCAGCGCGTGGATGGCCGGACACCTGGGCCGACCCAGCCCGTCCCGCACCGTACGAGCCCTGTCCCACGAGGACGCCGAGGGCCACGAGGACCCCAAGGAGCAGTGA
- a CDS encoding acyl-CoA dehydrogenase family protein yields the protein MNHRLSPELEELRRTVEEFAHEVVAPKIGDFYERHEFPYEIVREMGRMGMFGLPFPEEYGGMGGDYLALGIALEELARVDSSVAITLEAGVSLGAMPIHLFGTPAQKEEWLPRLCSGEMLGAFGLTEPDGGSDAGATRTTARLDEATNEWVINGSKCFITNSGTDITGLVTVTAVTGRTPEGKPLISSIIVPSGTPGFTVAAPYSKVGWNASDTRELSFADVRVPAENLLGEQGRGYAQFLRILDEGRIAISALATGLAQGCVDESVKYAKERHAFGRPIGANQAIQFKIADMEMKAHTARLSWRDAAYRLVAGEPFKKEAALAKLYSSTVAVDNARDATQIHGGYGFMNEYPVARMWRDSKILEIGEGTSEVQRMLIARELGLVG from the coding sequence ATGAACCACCGCCTCTCCCCCGAGCTGGAAGAACTCCGCCGTACGGTGGAGGAGTTCGCGCACGAGGTCGTCGCGCCCAAGATCGGCGACTTCTACGAGCGGCACGAGTTCCCGTACGAGATCGTGCGCGAGATGGGCCGCATGGGGATGTTCGGACTGCCGTTCCCCGAGGAGTACGGCGGCATGGGCGGCGACTATCTGGCGCTGGGCATCGCGCTGGAGGAGCTGGCCCGGGTGGACTCGTCCGTGGCGATCACCCTGGAGGCCGGGGTCTCCCTGGGCGCGATGCCGATCCATCTCTTCGGCACCCCGGCGCAGAAGGAGGAGTGGCTGCCGCGGCTGTGCTCCGGCGAGATGCTGGGCGCGTTCGGCCTCACCGAGCCCGACGGCGGCTCGGACGCGGGAGCCACCCGGACGACGGCCCGGCTCGACGAGGCGACGAACGAATGGGTCATCAACGGCAGCAAGTGCTTCATCACCAACTCGGGCACGGACATCACGGGCCTGGTCACGGTCACGGCGGTCACCGGCCGCACCCCGGAGGGCAAGCCGCTGATCTCCTCGATCATCGTCCCGTCCGGCACGCCGGGCTTCACGGTGGCCGCCCCGTACTCCAAGGTCGGCTGGAACGCCTCCGACACCCGTGAGCTGTCCTTCGCGGACGTCCGGGTCCCGGCGGAGAACCTCCTCGGCGAACAGGGCCGCGGCTACGCCCAGTTCCTGCGCATCCTCGACGAGGGCCGGATCGCCATCTCGGCGCTCGCCACGGGGCTCGCGCAGGGGTGTGTGGACGAGTCGGTGAAGTACGCGAAGGAGCGGCACGCCTTCGGCCGGCCGATCGGCGCCAACCAGGCGATCCAGTTCAAGATCGCCGACATGGAGATGAAGGCCCACACGGCCCGCCTCTCCTGGCGCGACGCCGCCTACCGCCTCGTCGCCGGCGAACCCTTCAAGAAGGAGGCGGCCCTGGCGAAGCTGTACTCCTCCACCGTCGCCGTCGACAACGCCCGCGACGCCACCCAGATCCACGGCGGCTACGGCTTCATGAACGAGTACCCGGTCGCCCGCATGTGGCGCGACTCCAAGATCCTGGAGATCGGCGAGGGCACGAGCGAGGTGCAACGCATGCTGATCGCGCGGGAGTTGGGGCTGGTCGGCTGA
- a CDS encoding ABC transporter substrate-binding protein: MSNARAAHLTRRGILAAGGALGLGAVLAACGDENATSGSTGSDKETAAAKSGPWSFKDDRGETAKTDKVPSNIVAFVGVAAALHDYGVGVKGVFGPTKTTDGKADVQAGDLDISKVTILGNVWDEFNVEKYAALAPDVLITTMFDDAGTLWYVPEASKDKIAKLAPSVGISAYDRQLTEPLQRVLELAKSLGADTESEKVTAAKKRFEDAAARLRAATKAKPDIKVLAGSASQDIFYVSGSNLSIDLEYFKALGVNFVEPSAAALKASGGWFENLSWENVDKYDADVIIMDNRTSAIQPDAIEEATWKKLPAVKAGQVIGRNPEPILSYDKCAPLLEELAEAIEKAKKVS, from the coding sequence ATGTCCAACGCCAGAGCCGCCCACCTCACCCGCCGTGGCATCCTCGCCGCCGGTGGCGCACTCGGCCTCGGTGCCGTGCTCGCCGCCTGCGGGGACGAGAACGCGACGAGCGGCAGCACTGGCTCCGACAAGGAGACGGCTGCCGCCAAGTCCGGCCCCTGGTCGTTCAAGGACGACCGCGGCGAGACCGCCAAGACCGACAAGGTCCCCTCGAACATCGTCGCCTTCGTCGGTGTCGCCGCCGCGCTCCACGACTACGGCGTCGGCGTCAAGGGCGTCTTCGGCCCCACCAAGACGACCGACGGCAAGGCCGACGTCCAGGCCGGCGACCTCGACATCAGCAAGGTCACCATCCTCGGCAACGTCTGGGACGAGTTCAACGTCGAGAAGTACGCCGCCCTCGCCCCCGACGTCCTCATCACCACGATGTTCGACGACGCCGGCACCCTCTGGTACGTGCCCGAGGCCTCGAAGGACAAGATCGCCAAGCTCGCGCCGAGCGTCGGCATCTCCGCGTACGACCGCCAGCTGACCGAGCCGCTGCAGCGCGTGCTGGAGCTGGCCAAGTCCCTCGGCGCGGACACGGAGTCCGAGAAGGTCACCGCCGCCAAGAAGCGGTTCGAGGACGCGGCCGCCCGGCTGCGCGCGGCCACCAAGGCCAAGCCCGACATCAAGGTGCTCGCCGGCTCCGCCAGCCAGGACATCTTCTACGTGTCCGGCTCGAACCTCTCCATCGACCTGGAGTACTTCAAGGCCCTCGGCGTGAACTTCGTCGAGCCGAGCGCCGCCGCGCTGAAGGCCAGCGGCGGCTGGTTCGAGAACCTCAGCTGGGAGAACGTCGACAAGTACGACGCGGACGTCATCATCATGGACAACCGCACCTCCGCGATCCAGCCGGACGCGATCGAGGAGGCGACGTGGAAGAAGCTTCCCGCGGTGAAGGCCGGTCAGGTCATCGGGCGCAACCCCGAGCCGATCCTGTCCTACGACAAGTGCGCGCCGCTTCTCGAGGAGCTGGCCGAGGCGATCGAGAAGGCGAAGAAGGTCAGTTGA
- a CDS encoding siderophore-interacting protein produces the protein MTTAVAAPFRFFSLQVVRTERLGPSYVRVTFAGDDLRLFHSDGRDQSLSLFLPHPGQHVPAVPYELGDGWWQAWRELPDDVRAVMRSYTLRGLRRDPRGDTVEIDIDFVLHGVEPGAAVPAGPASRWASQAAPGDRVVLLGPAIADNRAIRFRPPADADLVLIWADDTALPAASAILESLPAGTPARVWLEAHRAGDIQDLTTAADAEITWLVRSEGAPPALDTIRAAQLPSAELPYAWIAGESGRVKELRRHLVRERGLDKRRVTFVGYWREGLTEEQLRERGE, from the coding sequence ATGACGACGGCCGTAGCCGCCCCCTTCCGTTTCTTCTCTCTTCAGGTCGTGCGGACGGAGCGGCTGGGGCCGTCCTACGTGCGCGTCACGTTCGCGGGGGACGATCTGCGGCTCTTCCACTCCGACGGCAGGGACCAGTCGCTGTCGTTGTTCCTGCCGCATCCCGGGCAGCACGTCCCGGCCGTCCCCTACGAGTTGGGCGACGGCTGGTGGCAGGCGTGGCGGGAGCTGCCGGACGACGTGCGGGCGGTGATGCGTTCGTACACCCTGCGGGGGCTGCGGCGCGACCCGCGCGGCGACACCGTCGAGATCGACATCGACTTCGTGCTGCACGGCGTGGAGCCGGGGGCCGCCGTGCCCGCCGGGCCCGCCTCGCGGTGGGCGTCCCAGGCCGCTCCCGGCGACCGGGTCGTCCTGCTCGGGCCCGCGATCGCCGACAACCGCGCGATCCGATTCCGGCCGCCCGCGGACGCCGATCTGGTGCTGATCTGGGCTGACGACACGGCGTTGCCGGCCGCCTCGGCGATCCTGGAGTCGCTGCCGGCCGGCACCCCGGCCCGGGTGTGGCTGGAGGCCCACCGCGCCGGGGACATCCAGGACCTGACGACCGCGGCCGACGCCGAGATCACCTGGCTGGTGCGGAGCGAGGGGGCGCCGCCCGCCCTCGACACCATCCGCGCCGCGCAACTCCCCTCCGCCGAGCTGCCGTACGCCTGGATCGCCGGCGAGTCCGGCCGCGTGAAGGAGCTGCGCCGCCATCTCGTGCGCGAGCGCGGGCTCGACAAGCGGCGCGTCACCTTCGTCGGGTACTGGCGTGAGGGTCTGACGGAGGAGCAGTTGCGGGAGCGCGGCGAGTAG
- the desA gene encoding lysine decarboxylase DesA, whose translation MRSHLLNDTTAERYRRTVTEGVERVAAKLATTERPFTGVTVDALSPRIEEIDLDEPLHDTAAVLDELEDVYLRDAIYFHHPRYLAHLNCPVVIPAVLGEAVLSAVNSSLDTWDQSAGGTLIERKLIDWTNERIGFGPAADGVFTSGGSQSNLQALLLAREEAKTDSTAKLRIFASEVSHFSVKKSAKLLGLDQDAVVSIPVDGDKRMQTMALARELERCKNDGLVPMAVVATSGTTDFGSIDPLPEIAELCAQYGTWMHVDAAYGCGLLVSRKRRDLLNGIERADSVTVDYHKSFFQPVSSSAVLVRDAATLRHATYHAEYLNPRRMVTERIPNQVDKSLQTTRRFDALKLWMTLRTMGADGIGQLFDEVCDLAQEGWKLLAADPRYDVVVEPQLSTLVYRYIPEAVTDPAEIDRANLYARKALFASGDAVVAGTKVGGRHYLKFTLLNPETTAEDIATVLDLIAGHAEQYLGESLDRVAS comes from the coding sequence ATGCGCTCGCACCTGCTCAATGACACGACCGCGGAGCGGTACCGCCGCACCGTGACCGAAGGCGTGGAGCGGGTGGCGGCCAAACTCGCCACCACCGAACGACCGTTCACCGGTGTCACCGTCGACGCCCTCTCCCCCCGCATCGAGGAGATCGACCTCGACGAGCCGCTGCACGACACGGCCGCCGTCCTCGACGAACTGGAGGACGTGTATCTGCGGGACGCGATCTACTTCCACCACCCGCGCTACCTCGCCCACCTCAACTGCCCGGTCGTCATCCCGGCCGTGCTCGGCGAGGCCGTCCTCTCCGCCGTCAACTCCTCCCTGGACACCTGGGACCAGTCGGCCGGCGGCACCCTGATCGAGCGCAAACTGATCGACTGGACCAACGAGCGCATCGGGTTCGGCCCCGCCGCCGACGGCGTGTTCACCTCCGGCGGCTCGCAGTCCAACCTCCAGGCCCTGCTCCTCGCCCGCGAGGAGGCCAAGACCGACAGCACCGCCAAACTGCGGATCTTCGCCTCCGAGGTCAGCCACTTCAGCGTGAAGAAGTCGGCGAAACTGCTGGGCCTCGACCAGGACGCGGTCGTCTCCATCCCGGTCGACGGCGACAAGCGCATGCAGACCATGGCGCTCGCCCGTGAGCTGGAGCGCTGCAAGAACGACGGTCTCGTCCCCATGGCCGTCGTCGCCACCTCCGGCACCACGGACTTCGGTTCCATAGACCCGCTGCCCGAGATAGCCGAGCTCTGCGCCCAGTACGGCACCTGGATGCACGTCGACGCCGCCTACGGCTGCGGCCTCCTGGTCTCCCGCAAGCGCCGCGACCTGCTGAACGGCATCGAGCGCGCCGACTCCGTCACCGTGGACTACCACAAGTCCTTCTTCCAGCCGGTGAGTTCGTCCGCCGTGCTCGTCCGGGACGCGGCCACGCTGCGCCACGCGACCTACCACGCCGAGTACCTCAACCCGCGGCGCATGGTCACCGAGCGCATCCCCAACCAGGTCGACAAGTCCCTGCAGACCACCCGCCGTTTCGACGCGCTCAAGCTGTGGATGACCCTGCGCACGATGGGCGCCGACGGCATCGGCCAGCTCTTCGACGAGGTCTGCGACCTGGCACAGGAGGGCTGGAAACTGCTCGCCGCCGACCCGCGCTACGACGTGGTCGTGGAGCCCCAGCTGTCCACGCTGGTCTACCGCTACATCCCCGAGGCCGTCACCGACCCGGCGGAGATCGACCGCGCCAACCTGTACGCCCGCAAGGCCCTGTTCGCCTCCGGCGACGCCGTGGTCGCCGGCACCAAGGTCGGCGGTCGCCACTACCTGAAGTTCACCCTGCTCAACCCCGAGACCACGGCCGAGGACATCGCCACCGTGCTCGATCTGATCGCCGGCCATGCCGAGCAGTACCTGGGAGAATCCCTTGACCGCGTCGCTTCCTGA